Proteins encoded by one window of Bremerella cremea:
- a CDS encoding Fur family transcriptional regulator has protein sequence MARNRKTQFSIEAAKTLLRSAGLRCTAARIAVIQSLADHQTPLSPMEVADDLAEFGFDKSTIYRSLTELDESGLVTRLDLGDSVRRFELLPQDAQGNSGHPHFMCVDCGQVTCLSGFHIELVPDKSGQKLPGQFGEVLIKGHCNACL, from the coding sequence ATGGCACGCAATCGCAAAACTCAGTTCTCGATCGAAGCGGCGAAAACTTTACTGCGCTCAGCCGGATTACGCTGTACGGCGGCTCGCATCGCGGTCATTCAGTCGCTCGCCGATCATCAAACGCCGCTTAGCCCGATGGAAGTCGCCGACGATTTGGCGGAGTTTGGGTTCGACAAGTCTACCATCTATCGTTCGCTGACCGAACTGGACGAGTCTGGCTTGGTGACGCGGCTAGATTTGGGAGATTCCGTTCGACGCTTCGAACTGCTGCCGCAAGATGCCCAAGGCAACTCTGGCCACCCCCACTTCATGTGTGTCGATTGTGGCCAAGTGACCTGCTTGTCAGGCTTTCATATCGAACTGGTCCCCGACAAGTCGGGGCAAAAACTGCCAGGCCAATTTGGCGAAGTGCTGATCAAAGGGCACTGTAACGCCTGCCTTTAA
- a CDS encoding DUF1559 domain-containing protein — protein sequence MFRQNRTSGFTLVELLVVIAIIGVLISLLLPAVQQAREAARRMQCTNNLKQLTLASHLYHDINKATPLHMHRSAHDYGGGNSGNLSWYYGILPSVEETAAFNFVPSEASGAGYSWNGLVNGDTELGKIARVPIETFVCPSESVTNNNISGLANFSYVANAGPPRQLKLPIGGTSSSSRGFISHSRMSQTGPGTANCQGEWLAGSNHTVAFKDITDGLSNTAAMSESLVNDGQGNHPDKRRNLYYTGSAMIQQPGADIRAVVADGLANHANWKDWSQYKGLTWLYTSSWEKHLYNHVFPPNTISIPGYNTDWFRCSEADGAITPSSNHPGGVQVALADGSVRFVPDTINIDVWWALGSSNSGDIVGEY from the coding sequence ATGTTTCGTCAAAACAGAACATCCGGCTTCACGCTTGTGGAATTGCTGGTAGTGATCGCGATTATTGGCGTTTTGATCAGTTTGCTCTTGCCGGCAGTGCAGCAAGCACGGGAAGCGGCTCGGCGAATGCAATGTACCAACAACCTCAAACAGTTGACGTTGGCGAGCCATTTGTATCACGACATCAACAAAGCCACGCCACTGCACATGCACCGTTCTGCCCACGACTACGGCGGCGGCAATTCAGGCAACCTTTCGTGGTACTATGGTATTTTGCCGAGCGTCGAAGAAACGGCCGCATTCAACTTTGTGCCATCCGAGGCTTCTGGCGCTGGCTATTCCTGGAATGGGCTGGTCAATGGAGATACGGAACTAGGGAAGATCGCCCGCGTTCCGATAGAGACGTTTGTTTGCCCCAGCGAAAGTGTCACCAACAACAACATTTCGGGCCTAGCGAACTTCAGCTATGTGGCCAACGCTGGTCCGCCGCGTCAATTGAAATTGCCCATCGGCGGAACGAGCAGTTCTTCGCGGGGCTTTATCTCGCACTCGCGCATGTCGCAAACCGGCCCTGGCACGGCAAATTGCCAAGGTGAATGGCTGGCCGGTTCCAATCATACCGTTGCGTTCAAAGACATCACCGACGGTCTTTCGAACACCGCCGCCATGAGCGAATCGCTGGTCAACGATGGGCAAGGGAACCATCCTGACAAACGCCGCAACTTGTATTACACCGGTTCGGCGATGATTCAGCAGCCAGGGGCTGACATTCGGGCTGTGGTCGCCGATGGCTTGGCGAACCATGCCAACTGGAAAGATTGGAGCCAATACAAAGGGCTCACTTGGTTGTACACCAGCAGTTGGGAGAAGCATCTCTACAACCACGTGTTTCCTCCAAACACGATATCGATTCCTGGTTACAACACCGATTGGTTCCGCTGCAGCGAAGCCGATGGAGCAATCACGCCGTCGTCGAATCACCCAGGCGGAGTTCAAGTTGCGTTGGCCGACGGATCGGTTCGGTTTGTCCCCGATACGATCAACATCGATGTTTGGTGGGCCCTCGGTTCGTCCAACTCTGGCGATATCGTCGGAGAGTATTAA
- a CDS encoding M56 family metallopeptidase, whose translation MACLLGGVAWLVGRSGRQAWLAHCLWLLLFVKLITPPLITVPVPLPDQGWFAETVSAASSPRDNENVVLTEVPPAESNASVPLDTPATTAAGSPRANGWSRLDWWHGLLFIWLGGFLWIAVRGAIKLLRFYRLVRQNGTVDPQATRFVRDLLDSAGDSTSPACSPQVILVPLRVSPMLLGFGRRTYIVCPGSLWDAFEDEQRQAFLAHEAAHFRRRDHWGRWLEWSVTAVYWWFPLVYLARRQLERHEEACCDAWAVRMLATSPRQYAEALLEVVDFISDYQVGMVRLASGMQPTYTLEERLHLIMKGGPSVDQARHFQRGVMLACGAFCLLHPIVKFYRPQPEAPQAVATNNISGALTLQSQVVPSPAQPKTEETLELPPVPQGFWNQKPKSRWADVSLSLPGARLVAEASDGIRFVTATGKTLRFQTEELTAVAEIAATKRVVIGDQQGQLRLWDLAARMPVSLIGQHPAPVTSVAYHEHAGILSADEAGSVMRWDLQSGQVLATWSEASLPIQSIRLSADGQTLAILCGQWEDLDQPQQLYFVESQSLKPIRQTNVFSGTAVVAGTARNAWLAVHWSGVLFDPETGLPLGQLPKHEVSALVLCQDSPLPQSVAERESP comes from the coding sequence ATGGCCTGCCTATTGGGCGGCGTGGCGTGGTTGGTTGGCCGAAGCGGCCGTCAGGCCTGGCTTGCGCATTGCTTGTGGCTGTTGCTGTTCGTGAAGCTGATCACCCCTCCGCTCATTACCGTCCCCGTGCCTCTGCCCGACCAAGGTTGGTTTGCTGAAACGGTTTCCGCAGCGAGTAGCCCGCGCGACAACGAGAACGTCGTCCTCACTGAAGTGCCCCCTGCCGAGTCGAATGCTTCCGTCCCCCTGGACACCCCAGCCACAACCGCTGCTGGGTCTCCTCGGGCAAACGGATGGAGCCGCTTGGATTGGTGGCACGGTCTGCTTTTCATTTGGCTGGGCGGTTTTCTGTGGATAGCGGTTCGTGGAGCGATCAAACTGCTGCGTTTCTATCGCCTGGTACGGCAAAACGGAACCGTCGATCCTCAGGCCACCCGTTTCGTGCGTGACTTGTTGGACTCGGCAGGCGACTCGACCTCGCCAGCCTGTTCCCCGCAAGTGATTCTGGTTCCCCTGCGTGTTTCCCCCATGCTGCTGGGGTTCGGAAGACGCACCTACATCGTCTGTCCCGGTTCGCTTTGGGACGCATTCGAGGACGAACAACGTCAGGCCTTTCTCGCGCACGAAGCGGCGCACTTTCGTCGTCGCGATCACTGGGGACGTTGGCTCGAATGGTCGGTCACGGCGGTCTATTGGTGGTTTCCGCTGGTCTATCTGGCTCGGCGGCAATTGGAACGCCACGAAGAAGCTTGCTGCGATGCTTGGGCGGTCCGGATGCTGGCAACCTCTCCGCGACAATACGCCGAAGCCTTGCTCGAAGTGGTTGACTTCATCAGCGATTATCAAGTCGGTATGGTCCGCTTGGCCAGCGGTATGCAGCCCACCTATACACTGGAAGAACGTTTGCATCTGATCATGAAGGGTGGCCCCTCGGTCGATCAGGCCCGGCACTTTCAGCGAGGGGTTATGCTGGCGTGTGGTGCGTTCTGCTTGCTGCATCCGATTGTAAAGTTCTATCGCCCCCAGCCGGAAGCACCGCAAGCAGTCGCGACCAACAACATAAGTGGGGCGCTTACCCTGCAGAGCCAAGTGGTCCCCTCGCCCGCCCAACCGAAAACGGAAGAAACGCTGGAACTGCCCCCGGTGCCGCAAGGTTTCTGGAATCAAAAGCCCAAATCACGTTGGGCAGACGTTTCACTTTCGCTTCCCGGGGCCCGCCTGGTGGCCGAGGCCAGCGATGGGATTCGCTTTGTGACCGCCACCGGGAAGACCTTACGATTTCAAACGGAAGAGCTTACCGCTGTGGCCGAAATTGCTGCCACCAAACGCGTGGTGATCGGCGACCAACAAGGCCAACTTCGCCTGTGGGATTTAGCGGCACGCATGCCGGTCTCGCTGATCGGGCAGCACCCGGCCCCGGTAACCAGCGTTGCCTATCACGAGCACGCCGGCATCCTCTCTGCCGACGAAGCTGGCTCGGTCATGCGCTGGGACTTGCAATCTGGCCAGGTCTTGGCAACCTGGTCCGAAGCGTCTTTGCCGATCCAGTCCATTCGCCTTTCTGCCGATGGGCAAACGTTAGCCATCTTATGCGGCCAGTGGGAAGACCTCGACCAGCCGCAGCAGTTGTACTTCGTCGAAAGCCAGAGCCTCAAGCCAATTCGCCAGACGAACGTTTTCAGCGGAACAGCGGTCGTGGCCGGTACGGCACGCAACGCCTGGCTGGCCGTTCATTGGTCAGGCGTTCTCTTCGATCCAGAAACGGGCCTCCCACTGGGGCAACTTCCCAAGCATGAGGTCTCGGCGCTGGTGCTATGTCAAGATTCTCCCTTACCCCAGTCCGTTGCCGAAAGGGAAAGCCCGTGA
- a CDS encoding xylose operon transcription regulator XylR, protein MKNVVVLIETSTGWGAGMVRGIASYLDECGEPWNVFLEPRGKYEPLRVPKGWQGDGIIARVNNPTLADEILALGIPCVNVSWYDYGNGVIARCTLDEEESGRLAAKYYLEKKYTHFAYCGSPWRPNYYDDLFGRAYAQYLSNAGYPCFNYPPSGIDSQQPWIDQLRLLGSWLKTLPTPCAVLAIDTQTSRQLIEAAKLVGLGVPDAIAVLAGEYDELASGITRPKLSMLDNAAHTVGHNAAKLLDRIMHGEADGSELVTVSPTNVISEQSTDWTVLPDQRLVHALRFVRDNYHRPIQVADLAENAGTSRRLLEQLFDRYLETSPSKQILAVRLDAARELLGRSVLSMSEIAARCGFDSPEVMCRAFRREMKMSPSEYRQMRRLQ, encoded by the coding sequence ATGAAAAACGTGGTCGTTCTCATCGAAACCTCAACCGGTTGGGGTGCGGGAATGGTGCGTGGAATTGCCAGTTACCTCGACGAATGCGGTGAACCTTGGAACGTCTTTCTCGAACCAAGGGGTAAGTACGAGCCATTGAGGGTGCCCAAAGGCTGGCAAGGCGACGGCATCATTGCCCGCGTCAATAATCCCACCCTGGCCGACGAGATCCTGGCGTTAGGCATCCCTTGCGTGAATGTCTCGTGGTACGACTACGGCAACGGCGTCATCGCCCGCTGCACGCTCGACGAAGAAGAGAGCGGTCGTTTGGCAGCTAAATATTACCTAGAGAAGAAGTACACGCACTTTGCCTATTGCGGATCGCCTTGGCGGCCCAATTATTACGACGACTTATTCGGGCGCGCGTATGCCCAGTATCTGTCAAACGCAGGCTACCCCTGTTTTAATTACCCGCCCAGCGGAATCGATTCGCAGCAACCGTGGATCGACCAATTGCGTCTGTTGGGCAGTTGGCTGAAGACATTGCCAACGCCCTGCGCCGTGTTGGCGATCGATACACAAACATCTCGACAGTTAATTGAAGCGGCCAAGCTGGTTGGCCTGGGAGTTCCCGACGCCATTGCGGTGCTGGCCGGCGAGTACGACGAATTGGCCAGCGGCATCACCCGCCCCAAACTGTCGATGCTCGACAACGCCGCCCATACGGTAGGGCACAACGCCGCCAAGCTGCTCGATCGGATCATGCACGGCGAAGCGGACGGAAGCGAGTTGGTGACCGTTTCTCCGACGAATGTCATTTCCGAACAGTCGACCGATTGGACCGTGTTGCCCGATCAACGGCTTGTTCATGCGTTGCGTTTCGTACGCGACAACTACCATCGCCCCATTCAAGTGGCCGACCTGGCCGAGAACGCTGGCACTTCGCGGCGACTACTCGAACAGCTTTTCGATCGTTATCTCGAAACCTCTCCCAGCAAACAGATCCTCGCTGTCCGGCTCGATGCCGCTCGGGAACTGCTGGGGCGTTCCGTGTTATCGATGTCAGAAATTGCGGCCCGCTGCGGTTTCGATTCGCCGGAAGTCATGTGCCGCGCGTTTCGTCGCGAGATGAAAATGTCTCCCTCGGAATACCGACAAATGAGGCGGCTGCAATGA
- a CDS encoding BatA domain-containing protein, with the protein MNFLQTTFLLATAAVAIPVLLHLLNRWQARHIELGTMRFLEEVMREGAQRRKIRRWLLLLTRCSLVLLLAFLFARPFLWQQKPQQGQHVRLILIDRSASMAMKGNAGRLIDDAVSAAAEWSAERRADQTVQWAWFDSQVEPLEAGVTRPSSPQILSGDTNYLAALRWARDRLHLDRATQGEVLLVTDMQQSGLVGESLTDEAVSLPPDVPFHLIDVGRPAANNLAITAVTTPGKRIGIDDELEFKVTLFNYGPLPYEEVPLTVAIASEERTARVKKQIGVAAGQASEVTFAFGKLEPGFWRATVSLDIEDDLAADNRHFAAVQIARPLEVLVLDSGSSKAGTSAESYYLATALQQDSTTPLPSATPENDSPPRLGRFRAVVHYLEDAGVPSIDPATHPLVVVADAGRVPLNAIEKLATYVRAGGKLLIFAGDAYDNDVWGAWEMSGLAPGKLQAPRRSGVMPFRITSVQPGAMLEPFEDPQRSDLSRLRFEKVLPVEADTTTQVWASFDNRQPAVTKHQLQQGDVAWFLASADSQWSNWTTSPLYLPLVQQIAADLVKLTGEGLILDRRVGDQDQTTPLATAINNEPLTPATFTRPGFLPQGEQLVVVNSTSKESDPTRLDKQAFADHFGLKLAGETPDQVDAMVAGQTRKELWPWFAAAGLVLMVFEFALANRTSA; encoded by the coding sequence AGGCGCCCAGCGTCGCAAGATTCGCCGCTGGTTGCTTCTGCTCACTCGTTGTTCGCTCGTTTTGCTGCTGGCCTTTCTGTTTGCCCGCCCTTTCCTTTGGCAGCAAAAACCACAACAAGGTCAACACGTGCGGTTGATCTTGATCGATCGTTCGGCCAGCATGGCCATGAAAGGGAACGCTGGCCGCTTGATCGACGACGCCGTGAGCGCCGCAGCCGAGTGGTCTGCCGAACGTCGCGCCGACCAAACCGTGCAGTGGGCCTGGTTCGATTCGCAGGTCGAGCCCCTGGAAGCCGGCGTCACTCGGCCTTCGTCTCCGCAGATTTTGAGTGGCGATACCAATTACCTGGCCGCACTCCGCTGGGCACGAGACCGTTTGCATCTCGACCGCGCCACCCAAGGCGAAGTCTTGCTGGTTACCGATATGCAGCAAAGCGGTTTGGTAGGCGAAAGTCTGACGGATGAAGCGGTCTCGCTGCCGCCGGACGTGCCGTTCCATTTGATCGATGTTGGTCGCCCTGCCGCCAACAACTTGGCGATCACCGCCGTCACCACCCCGGGCAAACGGATTGGCATCGACGACGAACTTGAGTTCAAGGTGACCTTGTTCAACTACGGCCCCCTGCCCTACGAAGAGGTCCCTCTAACCGTAGCGATTGCCAGCGAAGAGCGAACCGCGCGGGTGAAGAAACAGATCGGTGTAGCTGCCGGGCAAGCCAGCGAAGTGACATTCGCGTTTGGCAAGTTGGAACCAGGCTTCTGGCGAGCCACCGTCTCGCTCGACATCGAAGACGATCTGGCGGCCGATAACCGCCATTTTGCCGCCGTCCAAATCGCCCGTCCGCTTGAGGTGTTGGTGTTGGATTCTGGTTCCAGCAAAGCCGGCACCAGCGCTGAAAGCTACTACTTAGCCACGGCGCTACAGCAAGACAGCACCACTCCACTTCCCAGCGCCACCCCGGAGAACGACAGCCCGCCCCGCTTAGGGCGTTTTCGGGCGGTGGTTCATTATTTAGAAGACGCTGGCGTTCCGAGTATTGATCCGGCAACGCATCCGCTGGTGGTCGTTGCCGATGCCGGGCGTGTTCCCTTGAACGCCATCGAGAAATTAGCAACGTACGTACGGGCCGGAGGCAAACTGCTGATCTTCGCCGGCGACGCGTACGACAACGACGTGTGGGGGGCGTGGGAGATGTCTGGCCTCGCCCCCGGCAAGTTGCAAGCCCCGCGACGAAGCGGCGTCATGCCGTTTCGCATCACCTCGGTTCAACCAGGGGCGATGTTAGAACCGTTTGAGGATCCCCAGCGAAGCGACCTTAGCCGGTTGCGTTTCGAGAAGGTGTTACCGGTCGAAGCCGACACCACGACGCAGGTCTGGGCTTCGTTCGATAACCGCCAGCCTGCGGTTACCAAGCATCAACTTCAGCAAGGGGATGTCGCCTGGTTTTTGGCCAGTGCCGATTCTCAGTGGAGCAATTGGACGACCAGCCCGTTGTACTTGCCGCTGGTGCAGCAAATCGCGGCGGACCTGGTCAAGCTAACCGGCGAAGGGCTCATTCTCGATCGCCGCGTTGGCGACCAAGATCAAACCACGCCGCTTGCTACAGCAATTAACAACGAACCACTCACTCCAGCGACCTTCACCCGGCCCGGCTTCCTGCCGCAGGGCGAGCAACTGGTGGTGGTGAATTCCACTTCGAAAGAGTCCGACCCGACACGGCTCGATAAACAGGCGTTTGCCGATCACTTTGGCCTGAAGCTGGCAGGCGAAACGCCCGACCAAGTGGATGCTATGGTGGCTGGCCAGACGCGAAAAGAATTGTGGCCGTGGTTTGCTGCGGCCGGGTTGGTCTTGATGGTTTTCGAGTTTGCCTTGGCGAACCGGACCTCGGCGTGA
- a CDS encoding BlaI/MecI/CopY family transcriptional regulator, translated as MLKPSKDVTAAELAILEQLWEHESATLKELSGWLYGSTSPSDIATVQKLIARLEAKQCVERNREEWPHIFKAAIKREDLISKRLQATADELCDGTLNSLLTHLVKSARFNAKQRKNLRKLLDDLDSE; from the coding sequence ATGCTAAAGCCTTCGAAGGATGTGACCGCCGCGGAGTTGGCGATTTTAGAACAACTGTGGGAACACGAATCGGCCACGCTCAAAGAGCTTTCTGGCTGGCTGTACGGTTCGACCAGTCCTTCTGACATCGCCACCGTGCAAAAACTGATCGCGCGGTTGGAAGCCAAGCAGTGTGTCGAACGGAACCGCGAAGAATGGCCCCACATCTTCAAAGCGGCCATCAAACGCGAAGACCTGATCAGCAAACGGTTGCAAGCCACCGCCGACGAACTGTGCGACGGTACGCTCAACAGCTTGCTGACACATTTGGTCAAGTCGGCCCGATTCAATGCCAAGCAGCGGAAGAATCTTCGTAAACTTTTGGACGATCTGGACAGCGAATGA
- a CDS encoding malate dehydrogenase, with translation MKVSIVGVGKVGVTLGYAVVTKSLASELVLVSRSAGRTRGESLDLQHAAALSPGRVAVRSGDLEATKNSQVVVLALAESAEKGGNALDRIASAEPNARLFQAVVPKLAELSPEAILLIVSNPVDVLTYATLKLSGFPANRVIGTGTLIDSARFRSLLSAYYNIHSDDIRAYILGEHGDSQFPVLSAVFAGGWHMGQDPVVKQLFEKTLNVAPEVFLSKGYTNFAVASAAAMILEAIQDNSHHTMPVSTLVQGYYGIEDVCLSLPAVIGRNGITQTLKIALNEEEQAQLLHSARQLSAVNARLASFWQGDSR, from the coding sequence ATGAAGGTTTCCATTGTCGGCGTCGGCAAGGTAGGGGTCACGCTCGGATATGCCGTGGTGACGAAGAGTTTGGCCAGCGAGTTGGTATTGGTGAGCCGCAGCGCTGGTCGAACGCGCGGAGAATCGCTCGACTTGCAACACGCAGCGGCGCTTTCGCCAGGTCGCGTAGCGGTTCGCTCAGGCGATCTCGAAGCGACCAAGAACTCGCAAGTGGTCGTCCTGGCCTTGGCCGAATCGGCGGAGAAAGGGGGTAACGCGCTGGACCGCATTGCGTCGGCGGAACCGAACGCCCGACTGTTTCAAGCGGTGGTTCCGAAACTGGCCGAGTTGAGCCCTGAAGCGATCTTGTTGATCGTTTCTAACCCGGTCGACGTGCTGACTTACGCCACGCTCAAGCTATCGGGCTTTCCGGCGAACCGTGTCATTGGGACAGGCACGTTGATCGATAGTGCTCGATTTCGCTCGTTGTTATCGGCATACTACAACATCCATTCCGACGACATTCGCGCCTACATCTTAGGAGAACATGGCGACTCGCAGTTTCCGGTGCTGAGTGCGGTTTTCGCCGGGGGTTGGCACATGGGGCAAGACCCGGTGGTCAAGCAACTGTTTGAGAAAACCTTGAATGTCGCCCCGGAAGTTTTTCTCTCGAAGGGGTACACCAATTTCGCGGTGGCCAGCGCCGCAGCAATGATTTTGGAAGCGATTCAAGACAATTCGCATCACACCATGCCGGTTTCGACCTTGGTGCAAGGGTACTACGGCATCGAAGATGTCTGCCTCTCGCTGCCGGCGGTGATTGGGCGAAATGGTATTACGCAAACCTTGAAGATCGCCCTGAACGAGGAAGAACAAGCGCAACTGCTCCACTCGGCTCGCCAGTTAAGCGCAGTCAATGCTCGCCTGGCCTCGTTCTGGCAGGGGGATTCCCGTTAG